In Segatella copri, the DNA window AAAGCACTGGGAAAACCAGCAAACCCGGGAAATACTTCAGGAAGATGAAGAACACCCATTTGCGGCGACTCACATGTTCCGAAGTCTTCAGATCTACGTGGTGCACACAGAAAAGCATCGTGAGTGCCACGTCGATACTCAGCAGCACCGCCATATCGAGCATCAGCTTCTGGTCGGCTATCCAAGCCGCAATCTGCGTCTTCGACTGCTCAATGGCGAATGGCCAGGTCATTCCCACGAAGAAGGCTACGAGCACCGAGATGATCATAATCTCCTTCACTCCGTGGAAGGTCTGCTTCAGCACAAAACTGAAGCAAACCAATATCATCATTACTAAAACTAATGTCTCCACTTTTTTTAAAAATGTTGAATGTTAAATGTTGAATGTTGAATTATTCTTCACTGTTAAGTGTTGAATTATTCTTCACTCATCATTTTGCGACGACGTCGCAAATATACTGCGAGCACAACGAAAGCAACGATGACGATGACACCTACTACGATGCCGCTCACCACAGTGGTGGTCTTCTGAGCATCCTCACTCAGCGTCTCCTTCTTCATCACCATACCCTTGTCGCTGCTGTTCTTCGCAGTCTCAGCATCGCGGATCTGCTCTACATTCTGCTGATATTCCTTGGCAGAAGCAGCATCGGTCTTGCTGGCGATATAGTTGCGCAGCTTGGCATTGTCGCAGACGAAACCGGAGCATGAAGGCTTATACTTGTTCACGGTCTCGGTATGAAGCTTGGCGATGTCCTTGAGCTGCTGAGGAGTAGCCTTCCACATTCCCTTGCGGGCACTCTCCATCATCACGGCGGTCATCTCCATCAGCGCTGCCGGATTCTGCTTGTCGAAGAACTCCTTGGTGCCGAGATTGTACTTGTCCTTGACATACACATTATATATCTCGTCCCACATCTCCTTGTCGATTGCCTTTGGCTTCATCACATTCCAGCCGTAGGTATTGGTTACGATTTCAGCGAATGTGCTGGCACTGCTGGCTCCACCCTTCATCTTCTCCTTGATATAGGCTGGATTGAAGATGGTGGTTCTGCCCTCGATGCCGATAGCCTCCTTCACCTCCTGCATTCTCATATTGCTATGGTTGCGATAGTCGGCGAGATAAGCATCCGGATCCTTACCGGTTACGTTGCGCACAGCGAGGTTCATACCTCCCATGAATTCATATACGTGGTCGAGACTCAAAGCACCCCAAGTGTTGCTCTGGCGTGGCTGAACTACTACATCAGTACGGGTCAGCGCTGCCTCGAAAGCAGCCTTGCGAACGGTCTCCCAGTTCTTCTCATCACCATAGTAGGCACCCATATTGTTCATATAGACCTCGGCAATCTGACTCTCCTTATCCCAGCGGTCGCCTGCGGTTACCATCTCCTGGATACCGGTACCATAGTTGCCGTTTACGCCTCCAAAGACACGATACATACTCACCTCGCGGGCCTCCTTTGGTGACATGCCCTTCTCTACGAGCACTCTTTCAGATTCGGTAACACCGGCTTTCACCAGGTTATCATACTTATCACCCTTGGCATTTGCCGCCATCTCTATCGCCTTGTTGATGAGGAAGAGACGGGATGCTGCCAGGTCGCGGAGCTGACCGGAAGTCTGAACCACGACATCGATGCGAGGACGGCCCAACTGCTTGGATGGAATGAGACGCAGATCGGTAACACGACCGAAGGCATCTCTTACCGGTTCTACACCGAGCATATAGAGAATCTGAGCGATGGTAGCACCCTCTGTTTCGATAAACTCGCTACTCCAGAGCGTATAGCTTACCTTACGAGGATATTCACCCTTATGTCGCTCGCAATACATCTTGATGGTATTGTCGCAAAGTTCCTTTGCCTTCTCCCAAGCATCCTCCGAAGGTGTATTCTCCACATTGATGGAGAAGAGGTTTCTACCGGTAGGCAGAGTGTTCGGATTCACAATCAGATCACCACCAGGAGATGGGGCGGTAAAGCCGCCATTCAGGGCATTCATCAGAGAAGACATCTCGTTGAACGGACTCTGACGGAGCGCCTCCGAATACTTGCCCACATTCTGCAAGGCATGCTCTACGGTAGTAATCGCCTGAGCCAGATGAATCTGCTGACGGGTATATTTTGGTGCTTTCGACATCATCATACCCTTATCTTTAGAAGATTTCTGAGATGCTTTGCCCTTGCCGGCTTTCGCCATCTTCGCCTTCTTCAAATCCTCCTGATACCATTTCTGTCCCTTTTTGATAGCTTCCATCATCTTGTCAGGGAAGCGACCGGTCTGCTCCATCTTCTCAAAAGCCTCACGACTCATCTGCGGAATCTTCTTCTTATGAGAAACCTTGGCAGCACGAAGCTCGCTTACCGTTCGGTGGTCTACCTTCTTCGGCTTCGCCTCCTTCATTCCACCCATCTGGTCTGCCATCTGCATCATCATCTGGATAGGATCCGGAGCAGCCTGCATCGCCTCTACCTTACGGGCCATCTGGAGTTCGGCAGGAGTGATTCCTACATAACGGCAGATGTATTCATCAGAAACAGAGGCTGAACCCAGAAGCTGGGTCACGGTATTGCGTGCCTTACTCAGATAGAGACGGTCGAAAAGCTGCTTGTGCTTCTCCACACCCTCCTGAGCACGACCTTTCAACTTATCCACAGCCAGCATTCCGTAGGCAATAGGATCTGTAGCCATCGCATAGACACTGGTACGGACATCATCATTATCGTATGGCACACCCAAAGTATAGAGCTTGCCGGTAATCTTCTCGTTTGCCAACTCTTCCGCAAAGTTCTCTACTCTCGCAATTTCATCTGCAGAATAAGGCTTGTTCATCTGCTTGGCATCGAGCCCCAGTTCACGGGCGATTCCCATCTTCACGGTCAGCGCCTTCACTTTCAGCGACTGTTCGGTAGATGCCTTTTTTTCATAAGACTGGATGGCATCGCTCAACTGCTTATAGGTCTGTCGCAACTCGCTCTCCTTGAAAGGAGGGGTGAGATAGCTCTGGGTCTGGGCATAGGTGCGGCGCTTGGCAATCATCGCCTCGCCCACATTGCCAATGGTATATATATAAAGATGTGGAACCACACCAATCAATCGGTCACTCCAGTCGTTGCTGTCGAGTGCCACCTGCTTTCTCGGAGTATATTCCAGCGAGCCGTGGGTTCCGAAATGGATGAGTGCATCGGCACTGAAACCATAACGTGCCCAGAGATAAGAGGCAACATAGGTGTAAGGAGGTGCCTGGTCGGTGCCATGCACAATCTTGAAGGAGTCGCCTCCCACGCCTGCCATCACCTGTGGAAGCAGAGCCACATTGCCAAACTGCAGTCTTGCCACCGCCAACTTACCGTCATCGGTAGCCATATATTTGCCAGGGAAGGAACCATAGAGCTGGTTCATCTCCTTGATCATCTTCTTAGACAAAGCCTTCTGGGTCCATCCGGCAAACTGCTGGGCGGTAACCAGGGCTGGATGTCCCGACTGGAGGAACTGGGTATAAGCACCCTCGGCATAGGTTCCGAAGACGGCACCCTGAGCCTGGATCATCTTTGCCAGTTCCTGAGGATTGGCAGGCAACTTGCCTACATTGTATCCCTCATTCTTCAAGCGAACCAGGAGATTGTAGAGCGATGGAACCACTTCCATTCCCGAAGCGGTGAGTGCATTCTGACCGGGACCCTTGAAGTAGAAGATGGCGATGCGCTTGTTGTTGTTCTTCTTGTTCTTCAGATTCACATAGCCCTGCACGCTCTCCACGAAACTCTCCATTCTGTCAGGGATACCGTAAACCTCCTGCAAGCCCTCCTTGTTGATGCGCTGTCCGAAAACCACGTATGGACGGATGGCACCATCAATCTCCGGAGTCACGATACTCTGCGACATGAAACCGCCATTCATTCCCTGCTTGTCGTTCTCCCAATCGGTGGTCAAACGGTTGATA includes these proteins:
- a CDS encoding cobaltochelatase subunit CobN, producing the protein MKKKHIFLALLAVIVLGGLAKAYSAWVGTTRIAFLNYQAIALGQISHANDNAMIKLSEITTDDFDHLDDYDMIIVNGMGLRIDENQRKQLEEASYKVPTLTHAATNPANNIVSVDNFDADYLMQYIENGSKKNYHSMLAYIRKFIDGKKFMAPEPERVDERPNYLLTHFDPKDEKGDELGFNSVREYNAFLAKNGLYKKGAPTILLTGFMGAAPDMEKAFEKKGFMVYRINQLQSFIAGHHADSIQANAVVNMAHGRLGDYFVEFLKQKNIPLFSPLNINRLTTDWENDKQGMNGGFMSQSIVTPEIDGAIRPYVVFGQRINKEGLQEVYGIPDRMESFVESVQGYVNLKNKKNNNKRIAIFYFKGPGQNALTASGMEVVPSLYNLLVRLKNEGYNVGKLPANPQELAKMIQAQGAVFGTYAEGAYTQFLQSGHPALVTAQQFAGWTQKALSKKMIKEMNQLYGSFPGKYMATDDGKLAVARLQFGNVALLPQVMAGVGGDSFKIVHGTDQAPPYTYVASYLWARYGFSADALIHFGTHGSLEYTPRKQVALDSNDWSDRLIGVVPHLYIYTIGNVGEAMIAKRRTYAQTQSYLTPPFKESELRQTYKQLSDAIQSYEKKASTEQSLKVKALTVKMGIARELGLDAKQMNKPYSADEIARVENFAEELANEKITGKLYTLGVPYDNDDVRTSVYAMATDPIAYGMLAVDKLKGRAQEGVEKHKQLFDRLYLSKARNTVTQLLGSASVSDEYICRYVGITPAELQMARKVEAMQAAPDPIQMMMQMADQMGGMKEAKPKKVDHRTVSELRAAKVSHKKKIPQMSREAFEKMEQTGRFPDKMMEAIKKGQKWYQEDLKKAKMAKAGKGKASQKSSKDKGMMMSKAPKYTRQQIHLAQAITTVEHALQNVGKYSEALRQSPFNEMSSLMNALNGGFTAPSPGGDLIVNPNTLPTGRNLFSINVENTPSEDAWEKAKELCDNTIKMYCERHKGEYPRKVSYTLWSSEFIETEGATIAQILYMLGVEPVRDAFGRVTDLRLIPSKQLGRPRIDVVVQTSGQLRDLAASRLFLINKAIEMAANAKGDKYDNLVKAGVTESERVLVEKGMSPKEAREVSMYRVFGGVNGNYGTGIQEMVTAGDRWDKESQIAEVYMNNMGAYYGDEKNWETVRKAAFEAALTRTDVVVQPRQSNTWGALSLDHVYEFMGGMNLAVRNVTGKDPDAYLADYRNHSNMRMQEVKEAIGIEGRTTIFNPAYIKEKMKGGASSASTFAEIVTNTYGWNVMKPKAIDKEMWDEIYNVYVKDKYNLGTKEFFDKQNPAALMEMTAVMMESARKGMWKATPQQLKDIAKLHTETVNKYKPSCSGFVCDNAKLRNYIASKTDAASAKEYQQNVEQIRDAETAKNSSDKGMVMKKETLSEDAQKTTTVVSGIVVGVIVIVAFVVLAVYLRRRRKMMSEE